The window CCATAACCTCGAGCAAGGTCAATCCACATCGTGCTGAAAGCCTTATTTTATTCCCACCCGCCATTTTGAAACTTTCTAACTATTGCGGTTCCCACAGTGTTAACATTCACGGCGACAGTTTTGTCACCATCGGTAAAATATACTGTCCCTGCTGAAGATGCTCCTGAACGAGGTCCGAAAACAACTCTGTTTCCCGAAAACGATATTCCATCGCTGGGGATAGCTCCAAGTCCGAGGGAAGTTAATACATCCTTTCCGACTCCGAACCTTATCTGTCTGGGAAGCTCCGTCCTGCCTTCCTCAACCCATAATGTTCCCGACTCAGAACGCATTATTCGCCAATATTGCGGGTTCGAATCAGGGAAAAATTCTACTGCGCAATCAGAACCCGTCTCAAGCGCTCTTTGCCTTGCGAGTGAGAGGTCCTGTTTGAGTTTTAGCGCAGCTCCGGAAAGCCTGAGTTTGTTCCCAAACGGACGCAGGATGAAAAATAACGACGCTACAAGTATACCTGCTATTACTATTATGGTTACTATTTCAAGTAAAGTAACACCTTTTCGCAGCACTCGCCTTTTCACAAGTTATATATATTGATATTGAAAGTGTTTTCAAGCCATATTTTGTGGCGAGCTATGCTACAACCATTTCGCTTGCGAAATATTCTCTTTTTGATAAATTCATAAATGATGAAGAAAACCGAAAAAACTCCGAAATTCATAGTTATAACTGGCGGAGTGCTTTCCGGGCTTGGCAAGGGAATTTCAACCGCAAGCATAGGGCATCTTCTAAAATCCCGACTAAGAGTTATTCCAATAAAGTGCGATGGTTATCTTAACACCGACCCCGGCACGATGAATCCCATAGAGCACGGAGAGGTATTCGTTCTCGATGATGGCGGTGAGGTCGATATGGACTTCGGACACTACGAACGATTTATCGGGGTCACATGCAAAACCAAGTGGAACCTTACCATGGGCAAAATTTACGCTCGGATACTTGAGAGAGAAAGGCGTGGCGATTTCCTCGGGAAAACGGTACAGCTAATACCCCATGTGACGGATGAGATAAAGTCGCATTTCTGGGAGATAGCTCGCGAAGAAAATGCGGACATAGTGCTTATAGAGATAGGCGGTACTGTTGGCGACATGGAAAACGAGCTTTTCATCGAGGCAGTAAGGCAGCTTGGACAGGATGTTGGACCGCAAAACATAATGTACATTCACCTCACATACATACCAATCCCGAAAAATGTTGGAGAGCACAAAACCAAGCCAACCCAGCAAAGCGTTAAACTTCTCAACGAGCGCGGAATAAGACCAGATGTAATAATAGGTCGCTCGGAGAAGAAACTTCCTCAAAAAGTTAAGGACAAAATTTCGCTTTTCTGCAACATACCGCCAAAATCAGTTATCTCGGGAGATGATGTGGCAACCGTCTACGAGATACCTCTACGATATGACGAACAGGGGCTTACAGCTATAATACATCAGCGACTAAACATATACTCGCCCCCAAAACTTGATAGGTGGAAAAAATTGGTTCAAAACATTCTCAATCCTAAAAAAGAGGTAACCATTGCTATATGCGGAAAATACACGGCGCTTCACGATTCATACGCTTCGATAATCGAGGCACTAACTCATGCGGGAGCTCATCTTGAAACTAAAGTAAACATAAAATGGATTGAAACAACGCGAATAGAGCAAAAGAAAATTTCTGTCGAGAAAGCTCTGGCAAAAGTTGACGGTGTTATAGTCCCCGGTGGTTTCGGTGTGAGAGGAATTGAGGGCAAGATGGCAGTAATAAAGTATTGCCGGGAGAACAAAATCCCATTTCTGGGAATATGCTATGGCATGCAGCTTGCTATAATAGAATTCGCGCGCAATGTCTGCAAACTCGAGGGAGCCAACACCACCGAAGCAGCCGAGGAAGGAATAGAGGTTAAACACCCGGTCATATGCCTTCTTCCCTCGCAGAAGGGGCTCAAGAAAAAGGGCGGCACAATGCGTCTTGGGGGGCAGGATGTTAAGATTAAGCCGGGCACCATGGCATACAAAATTTACCGTAAAGAGTTCATACGCCAGCGTTTCAGGCATCGCTATGAGGTCAATCCTGATTATGTTCACATTTTCGAGGAAAAGGGACTCGTATTTTCAGGCTACGAGCCTAAAGAAAACATAATGCAGATAATGGAACTCCCTGACCATCCCTTCTTCATAGGTGTTCAGTATCATCCCGAGCTCGTTTCAAAACTTGAGCACCCTGAGCCGCTTTTCTACCATCTCGTCAAAAATGCGCTCAAACGCGCAGAAAAGAGAGTTAAGGTTGAGAGGGGGTTGTTGTAGAAAAAAAATAAATTTGTATAGAGATCATGCAAATAATAAATCAAGCCAAACATTCTCTTAAAACTCAATTTGAAATTATTAAAAGAGAAATTGAGTCCCTTCCAGAACCCGAAATCTATAAACTCAAC of the bacterium genome contains:
- a CDS encoding GspH/FimT family pseudopilin, with protein sequence MKRRVLRKGVTLLEIVTIIVIAGILVASLFFILRPFGNKLRLSGAALKLKQDLSLARQRALETGSDCAVEFFPDSNPQYWRIMRSESGTLWVEEGRTELPRQIRFGVGKDVLTSLGLGAIPSDGISFSGNRVVFGPRSGASSAGTVYFTDGDKTVAVNVNTVGTAIVRKFQNGGWE
- the pyrG gene encoding CTP synthase (glutamine hydrolyzing); protein product: MKKTEKTPKFIVITGGVLSGLGKGISTASIGHLLKSRLRVIPIKCDGYLNTDPGTMNPIEHGEVFVLDDGGEVDMDFGHYERFIGVTCKTKWNLTMGKIYARILERERRGDFLGKTVQLIPHVTDEIKSHFWEIAREENADIVLIEIGGTVGDMENELFIEAVRQLGQDVGPQNIMYIHLTYIPIPKNVGEHKTKPTQQSVKLLNERGIRPDVIIGRSEKKLPQKVKDKISLFCNIPPKSVISGDDVATVYEIPLRYDEQGLTAIIHQRLNIYSPPKLDRWKKLVQNILNPKKEVTIAICGKYTALHDSYASIIEALTHAGAHLETKVNIKWIETTRIEQKKISVEKALAKVDGVIVPGGFGVRGIEGKMAVIKYCRENKIPFLGICYGMQLAIIEFARNVCKLEGANTTEAAEEGIEVKHPVICLLPSQKGLKKKGGTMRLGGQDVKIKPGTMAYKIYRKEFIRQRFRHRYEVNPDYVHIFEEKGLVFSGYEPKENIMQIMELPDHPFFIGVQYHPELVSKLEHPEPLFYHLVKNALKRAEKRVKVERGLL